TGCTCAAAATGATCTCGCGCAGCGGCACGCGCAGGTCGGGCGCTTCATCCGGGGTGACGAAGATTTTGCGCGAGGAGGGCAGCGGGCCTGTGGTGACGGCGGGCAGCGTGGTGTCGGGATTGGAGCGGATGTTCATGGCCTATCCTCCTGTGTATTTCTGATTCTTGATCCCGTCATTGCGAGCGCAGCGAAGCAATCCATGGTGCAGCGAACCCGGTGAAAGATGGATTGCTTCGTCGCTTGCGCTCCTCGCAATGACGGCTGGTAGTTCCGTGAAACTCATGTCACGCCGCCTCCGCGTTCAACCCGAGCCACGCGCGCACCCGCGCGTCGGGGTCGGCATTCTGGGTGACGTCGCTGACGACGGCGATGGAATCGGCGCCGGCCTTGAAAATCTCTGCGGCGTGTTCGAGCTTGATGCCGCCGATCGCGACCAGCGGGATGTTGCCGATGCGCTTCTTCCATTCGGTGATTTTTGGGATGCCCTGCGGCGCGAAGCGCATCGATTTCAGCGTGGTCGGGAAGATCGGCCCCAGCGCGACGTAATCCGGCCTGGCGCGCAATGCGGTTTCGAGCTCCTCGTCGTCGTGGGTGGAGATGCCGAGCGTCAGTCCGGCGTTTCGGATCGTCTTGAGGTCGGCTTCCGCAAGATCTGCGAGGTCCTCTTGGCCGAGATGCAGGTGTTTGGCCCCCGCCGCGATCGCCGCGCGCCAGTAGTCGTTGACCACCAGCCTGGCCGGCGTGCCCTTGATCACTTCCAGCGCGTCGCGCACGATCTGCAGCGCGTCGGCATCGTTCAGCTCCTTGGCGCGCAGTTGAATGGTGCCGACGCCGAGCAGCGCCAGCCGCGCCACCCAGGCGACGCTGTCGACGACGGGATAAAATCGATCAGGATACGCGTGGCGATCAGGATACGGCATGCCAGAACGGGGTCCCAACGACAGGGGTTGAAGGAGAGGCGAAATCGCGGGCTTCCATCAAGCCCGCCTCATAGGCTGACCGACCGGCCTCGACGGCCTGGCGAAACGCTGATCCCATCGCGACGGGGTCGGCGGCCTTGGCAATCGCGGTGTTGAGCAGCACGGCGTCGTAGCCGAGTTCCAGCGCCTGCGCCGCGTGGCTGGGTGCGCCCAAACCGGCATCGACCACCAGCGTGATGTCGGGCAGCCGGTCGCGCAGCAGCTTCAGCGCGTCGCGGTTGACGATGCCCCTGGCGCTGCCGATCGGCGCCGCCCAAGGCATGACAACCTTGCAGCCGGCGTCGACCAGCCGCATCGCGACGCCGAGGTCCTCGGTGCAATAGGGGAATACTTCAAAGCCGTCCTTGATCAGGATGGAGGCCGCCTCGACGAGGCCGACCACGTCGGGCTGCAGCGTGTCGTTGTCGGCGATCACTTCCAGCTTGATCCAGGAAGTGCCGAACAGTTCGCGCGCCAGTTTTGCCGTGGTCACCGCCTCGCGCACGCTGCGGCAGCCGGCGGTATTCGGCAGCACCGTGACGTCGAGCTCGCGGATCAGCGACCAGAACGCATCGCCGGTCTTGCCGCCGGCGGATTCGCGCCGCAGCGACACCGTGACGATGTTGGCGCCGGAGCTGCGGATCGCCTGCTGCATGATCGCCGGCGACGGATACAACGCGCTGCCGATCAGGAGGCGGGAGGAAAATTCGCGGTCGTAGAATTTCAGCATGATTACTCTCCGTCATTCCGGACGGTCCGCACAGCGGACCGATCCGGAATCTCGAAGTAGTGTGAGGACTTGCTTCCGCGAGATTCCGGGTTCGCGCTTGCGCGCGCCCCGGAATGACGACCGAGAGGCTGCGGCGTACTGGATCGCCCGGTCAAGCCGGGCGATGACAGCGCAATTTGGGGATGCAGGCGACTCATCGCCATCTCACCCTCCCTGCCGTGGCGTGATGATTTCGATCTCGTCGCCGGCCCGAAGCGGCGTCTCTGCCCAGCGGCTCTTCGGCAGCACGTCGTAGTTCAGCGCGACCGCGAAATGGGTGCCCTCATATTCGAGCTCGGCGAGCAGCGCGTCGACGCTTGACGAGGAAATCTCCCGCGCCTCGCCGTTGACGATCACACGCATCGCATCACCTCGTTGTCGATCTGGCCGCGTTCGACGAAGTTGAGCGTCAGTTCCGCCAGCGCCGGCGCGATCAGGAAGCCGTGGCGATAGAGCCCGTTGACCGCGATGTGCTTTTTGTTGATCGCGATGCGCGGCAAATTGTCAGGAAATGCCGGGCGCAGGCCCGAGCCGAATTCGAGAATCCGCGCTTCGGCGAAGGCCGGGTGCACCGCATAGGCCGCGCCCAAGAGTTCCAGCGCGGAGCGGACGCTGACGCCGGTGTCCTCGGCCTCGATCGAGGTCGCCCCCAGCATGAACAGGTTGTCCTCGCGCGGGATCACGTAGAGCGGCCAGCGCGGATGGATCAGCCGCACCGGGCGCGCCAGTTGAACCTCGTTAGTTTCGATCAGGATCAGCTCGCCCTTGACGCCGCGCAGCTCGGCTTGCGTGTCGCGCGCGGAAAGCCCGCGGCAATCGATCACGATACCGTCGAGTTCGGCAGGCGCCGGCTCGCTGTTGAACTTGATGGTGCCGCCGGCGGCGATGATGCGCTCATGCAGTTTCGGCAGCACGCGGCGCGGCTCGACATGGCCCTCGTCGGCAAAGAACAATGCTTCGCGGAACCGGCCCTCGAGCGAGGGTTCGAGTTCGGCGAGGCCGCGCGCATCGAGCCGCTGGTGGCCGGAGGTGAGCTTCGCAAAGCGTTCGAAATCGTTGCGCTCGCGCGGCAGCGCCACCACCAGCGAGCCGTTGAACGGCGTATCCGGCAATTCGCGGCGCCACAGATCGAGCGATTTCAGGCCGAGCCGGCTGATGATGGGTTCGGCGACCTCGCTCTCGCAATAGGGCGCCAGCATGCCGCCGGCCCAGTGGCTGGTGGATAGCATCATCGCCTCGTCGCTGCGCTCGTGCAGCGTGACGTCGTGGCCGGCCTGCGCGAACAACAGCGCCTGCCAGGCGCCGGCAATGCCGGCGCCGATGATGGAAACCGGGGAGTCCCCCCGGGGCGCGACG
The genomic region above belongs to Bradyrhizobium sediminis and contains:
- a CDS encoding thiamine phosphate synthase encodes the protein MPYPDRHAYPDRFYPVVDSVAWVARLALLGVGTIQLRAKELNDADALQIVRDALEVIKGTPARLVVNDYWRAAIAAGAKHLHLGQEDLADLAEADLKTIRNAGLTLGISTHDDEELETALRARPDYVALGPIFPTTLKSMRFAPQGIPKITEWKKRIGNIPLVAIGGIKLEHAAEIFKAGADSIAVVSDVTQNADPDARVRAWLGLNAEAA
- a CDS encoding thiazole synthase, producing the protein MLKFYDREFSSRLLIGSALYPSPAIMQQAIRSSGANIVTVSLRRESAGGKTGDAFWSLIRELDVTVLPNTAGCRSVREAVTTAKLARELFGTSWIKLEVIADNDTLQPDVVGLVEAASILIKDGFEVFPYCTEDLGVAMRLVDAGCKVVMPWAAPIGSARGIVNRDALKLLRDRLPDITLVVDAGLGAPSHAAQALELGYDAVLLNTAIAKAADPVAMGSAFRQAVEAGRSAYEAGLMEARDFASPSTPVVGTPFWHAVS
- the thiS gene encoding sulfur carrier protein ThiS, yielding MRVIVNGEAREISSSSVDALLAELEYEGTHFAVALNYDVLPKSRWAETPLRAGDEIEIITPRQGG
- a CDS encoding FAD-dependent oxidoreductase, with the protein product MYQSSKAQRGQLPVAPRGDSPVSIIGAGIAGAWQALLFAQAGHDVTLHERSDEAMMLSTSHWAGGMLAPYCESEVAEPIISRLGLKSLDLWRRELPDTPFNGSLVVALPRERNDFERFAKLTSGHQRLDARGLAELEPSLEGRFREALFFADEGHVEPRRVLPKLHERIIAAGGTIKFNSEPAPAELDGIVIDCRGLSARDTQAELRGVKGELILIETNEVQLARPVRLIHPRWPLYVIPREDNLFMLGATSIEAEDTGVSVRSALELLGAAYAVHPAFAEARILEFGSGLRPAFPDNLPRIAINKKHIAVNGLYRHGFLIAPALAELTLNFVERGQIDNEVMRCV